The nucleotide window CCGCCACGGACGTTTTCAGCGAGCTCAAGGGCCGGGGTCTGCCCCTGGCAGTGGACCCCGAGAGCGCCTACCTGCCCGAGCGCATGACGGGCTGGCCCACGGGCAGCGTGCTGGTGCTGGGCACCGACGGCCTGTGGGAGGCCTTCGGCCCGGACGGCTCCATGTACGGCAAGGACCGGCTGCGCGCCGTGATCCGCGCCAACGCCGCGCTGCCCGCCCAGGCCATCATGGAAGCCATCGCCGAGGACTGGCGGCGGTTCCTGGACGGCGCGCCCCAGGAGGACGACGTGACCCTGGTGGTGATCCGCTTCGAGGGCTGACCGCGCCCCGTTTGACCGACACACCCAAGCCGCCAATTGAATCGGACGTAACACCAGGAGCCCAGAGCGTGAAGAAAGACATCCCGCAGCTGCACTTCATCCGCGCCATCGCCATGATCGGCATCTTCCTGCACCACCTCTTCCAGGGCATCGGCCCCCTGCGCGACGCCTACGCCGGGACGCTCCTGGGCGAGCTGTTCGTGGACCTGGCCCTGGGCGTGGTGGTCTTCAACGTGATGACCAGCTTCCTGCTGGCCATGCCCTACGTGGGGGAGAACCCCGCCCCGGTGCCCACGTTCAGGAGCTTCGTGCCCAGGCGGCTGTGGCGGCTGTGCCCGCACTACTACGTGGCCGTGGTGCTGGTGGTGCTGGGCAACGCGGTGGTCTACCGGGTCACCAACCCGGCGGACTGGCTGCCCTCGGCCCTGTACCACCTGTTCTTCCTGGACCCGCTGCGCACGCAGTCCTTCATGTCCAACACGGCGGCCTACTGGTGGCTGGGGCTGCTCATGCAGTTCACCCTGGCCTGGCCTCTGATCCTGAAGTTGGCCCGCCGCTACGGCCTGCCCAAGCTGACCATCTGGGCGACCCTGATCGCCTGGCCGCTCACGGAGGCGCTCAAGATGTGGGGCAGGGCGGCCCCGGGCGGCATCGGCGACACGCTGGCCTTCCTCTCCAGCTTCAACCTGCCTTCGCGCCTGCCGGAGTTCCTGATGGGCATGTGGATGGCGCAGCTGTGGAAGGAGCGCCCTGGCCGCACCTGGATCGTGGACAGGAACCTGGGCGCTTTGATTTTCGGCGCGTGCGGGCTGTGCCTGGTGTGGTCGCTGCTGGGATGGACGAAACCCTGGTTCGCCTCCCTGGCATGGACGCTGGCATTGTTTGTGGGGCTGTTCGCCACGCCCGTGGCCGAGCGCCTTGGGCAGCGGGCCTGGGTGCTGTGGCTCTCGGGCGCGTCGTACGCGATCTATCTGGTGCACCAGCCTGTTCTGAGCTACCTGGACGTGGCCTTCGCGTCGTTCGCGCCGTGGCTGAAGTTCGTGGCGCTCGGGGCGGTGGGCTGGCTGCTGAGCGTGAAGGAAGGGGCCTACGTGGACAGGGCCGCCGCATGGCTGACCGCCACGTTCGAGCCGAAGAAGGCGCGCTAGGGCGCGAATGGCCGGAGGCGATCCCCGCTCAGGCTTTTGAGGCGGGGGCGATGGGGAGCTTGGGATCCTTGGCTTTCTTGTTCCAGTGATCCTTGACCAGGCGGCAGGCCTCCTTGGGGAGGGTCCGCTCCATGAGAGTGAAATATCGGGAGCGGAATACGGCCAGCTCGTGGTAGCTGGAGGCCTGATCGATCAAGCTCATGAAGTGAGCTGCGTTCTGGGTCTCTTCCATGTCCGGGCGATATCGCAACCGGCGCGGCAAAGCAACAGTCCGTAGCGAACCTCTTGAATTGCGGGGCGTTCTTGACTATCGTGCCAGGCCTGCGGCATATGAGCGGCGACCGGTTGTTGTTTTCT belongs to Fundidesulfovibrio soli and includes:
- a CDS encoding acyltransferase family protein, whose product is MKKDIPQLHFIRAIAMIGIFLHHLFQGIGPLRDAYAGTLLGELFVDLALGVVVFNVMTSFLLAMPYVGENPAPVPTFRSFVPRRLWRLCPHYYVAVVLVVLGNAVVYRVTNPADWLPSALYHLFFLDPLRTQSFMSNTAAYWWLGLLMQFTLAWPLILKLARRYGLPKLTIWATLIAWPLTEALKMWGRAAPGGIGDTLAFLSSFNLPSRLPEFLMGMWMAQLWKERPGRTWIVDRNLGALIFGACGLCLVWSLLGWTKPWFASLAWTLALFVGLFATPVAERLGQRAWVLWLSGASYAIYLVHQPVLSYLDVAFASFAPWLKFVALGAVGWLLSVKEGAYVDRAAAWLTATFEPKKAR